A section of the Malus sylvestris chromosome 17, drMalSylv7.2, whole genome shotgun sequence genome encodes:
- the LOC126612392 gene encoding phenylalanine--tRNA ligase alpha subunit, cytoplasmic-like, producing the protein MTMPAETTICSPKYYSLDRVIRNEAPYRTPLAEFHQIEGLVCDRGLGLGDLLGELEEFFSRRGKLGLIERNPICRVGL; encoded by the exons ATGACCATGCCTGCAG AAACTACCATTTGCTCCCCAAAATACTACTCTTTGGATCGTGTGATCAGAAATGAAGCACCATATCGAACTCCTCTTGCAGAGTTCCACCAGATAGAAG GTTTGGTATGTGATCGAGGGCTTGGTCTTGGTGACTTGTTAGGAGAACTTGAAGAATTCTTCTCACGTCGGG GCAAGCTTGGTCTCATCGAGAGAAACCCTATATGTCGTGTTGGATTATAA